One Cyanobacterium sp. T60_A2020_053 genomic region harbors:
- the speA gene encoding biosynthetic arginine decarboxylase: MTSWNSARSAELYQLEGWGHPYFDINELGNITVSPRGKGEKIDLFNLVDSLQKRDINLPVLIRFSDILADRLQRLHQCMENAINRYNYGNVYRGVFPVKCNQHKQLVEALVEYGKPYHFGLEVGSKPELMIALASLPIDSSGETLLICNGYKDREYLETALLAQQLGHNLIIVIEQIKELYLILEISKKLDLKPQVGVRAKLKTKGSGHWGNSTGEKAKFGLTIPEIMTVFNTLKSHDLLDSLQLLHFHIGSQISSIAVIKDAIREAGQIYVQLAVMGAGMKYLDVGGGLAVDYDGSKTNFYASKNYNMQNYANDIVAAVKDCCDEAHVTPPILVSESGRALSSHQSVLIFNVVNSNRAPSNIPAPSTEKEPLVIRNLWETYHNIDLQNYQEMYHDAVQFKEEAISLFNFGYLSLNQRAKAEELYWACGQKIYQIIQNESYVSDDLEELTDLMISTYYINLSVFQSAPDAWAIDQLFPIMPIHRLNEEPQEKAILADLTCDSDGKIDRFIDLQDVKNSLPLHNLEIEENSPYQVDYKPYYLGMFLVGSYQEIMGNLHNLFGDINVVHITSGENNYQIQYIVKGDTVNNVLEYVEYKGEQLQEQVRCLTEDAVSKNKLTLEQAQLLLKNYDQNLRSYTYLS, translated from the coding sequence ATGACAAGTTGGAATAGCGCCCGTAGTGCAGAATTATATCAGTTAGAAGGGTGGGGACATCCCTATTTTGACATTAATGAGCTAGGAAATATTACAGTTTCACCGAGAGGAAAGGGAGAAAAAATAGATTTATTTAACTTAGTAGATAGTTTACAAAAACGGGATATAAATTTACCTGTTTTAATTCGTTTTTCTGACATTTTAGCAGACCGTTTACAGCGTTTACATCAATGTATGGAAAATGCCATTAATCGTTATAATTATGGTAATGTTTATCGGGGTGTTTTTCCTGTTAAATGTAATCAACATAAGCAGTTAGTAGAAGCCTTAGTCGAGTATGGAAAGCCCTATCACTTTGGCTTAGAGGTGGGGTCTAAACCTGAATTAATGATTGCTTTAGCTAGTTTACCCATAGATTCTAGTGGAGAAACTTTGTTAATTTGTAATGGTTATAAGGATAGAGAATATTTAGAAACTGCTCTATTAGCACAACAATTAGGACACAATTTAATTATTGTAATAGAACAAATTAAAGAACTATATTTAATCCTTGAAATTAGTAAAAAATTAGACTTAAAACCGCAAGTAGGTGTCAGAGCAAAGTTAAAAACTAAAGGTAGTGGACATTGGGGAAATTCTACGGGAGAAAAAGCAAAATTTGGTTTAACTATTCCCGAAATTATGACGGTTTTTAATACTCTCAAAAGTCATGATTTATTAGATTCTTTGCAGTTATTACATTTTCATATTGGATCGCAAATTTCGTCTATTGCTGTGATTAAGGATGCTATTAGGGAAGCTGGACAAATTTATGTACAATTAGCGGTGATGGGCGCTGGGATGAAATATCTTGATGTGGGCGGTGGTTTGGCAGTGGATTATGACGGCTCAAAAACTAATTTTTATGCCTCGAAAAACTACAATATGCAAAACTATGCTAATGATATTGTGGCGGCAGTGAAGGATTGTTGTGATGAAGCGCACGTCACCCCACCCATTTTAGTTAGTGAAAGTGGGAGGGCGCTGTCTTCCCATCAATCAGTGTTAATTTTTAATGTGGTAAATAGCAATCGTGCGCCTTCAAATATACCAGCGCCCTCCACCGAAAAAGAGCCGTTAGTAATTCGCAATTTATGGGAAACTTATCATAATATTGATCTGCAAAATTATCAAGAAATGTACCATGATGCCGTGCAATTTAAAGAGGAAGCAATTAGCTTATTTAACTTTGGTTATTTGAGCTTAAATCAAAGGGCAAAGGCAGAAGAATTATACTGGGCTTGTGGACAAAAAATTTATCAAATCATCCAAAATGAAAGTTATGTTAGTGATGATTTAGAAGAATTGACAGATTTAATGATCTCCACTTATTACATTAATTTATCAGTGTTTCAATCAGCGCCCGACGCTTGGGCAATCGATCAACTATTTCCCATTATGCCCATTCATCGTTTAAATGAAGAACCTCAAGAAAAAGCAATTTTAGCTGATTTAACTTGTGATAGTGATGGTAAAATTGACCGATTCATTGACTTACAAGATGTCAAAAATAGTTTACCTTTACACAACTTAGAAATTGAAGAAAATAGTCCTTATCAAGTAGATTATAAACCTTACTATTTAGGGATGTTTTTAGTAGGCTCTTATCAAGAAATTATGGGTAATTTACATAATCTTTTTGGAGATATAAATGTGGTACACATTACCAGTGGAGAAAATAATTATCAAATACAATATATCGTTAAAGGTGATACGGTTAATAATGTTTTAGAATATGTGGAATATAAAGGGGAGCAATTACAAGAGCAAGTGCGCTGTTTAACTGAAGATGCTGTGAGTAAAAATAAACTAACTTTAGAACAAGCTCAATTATTACTGAAAAATTATGACCAAAATTTACGCAGTTATACATATTTGAGTTAA
- the chlP gene encoding geranylgeranyl reductase produces MTIRVAVVGGGPSGSSAAEVLAKAGIETYLFERKLDNAKPCGGAIPLCMVSEFDLPPEIIDRQVRKMKMISPSNIEVNIGQTLKDGEYIGMCRREVLDGFMRERAAKLGANLINGTVYQLDIPERDQDPYTLHYADHSNGAAQGEMKTLKVDLVIGADGANSRIAKAIDAGDYNYAIAFQERIRLPEDKMAYYEDLAEMYVGDDVSPDFYAWVFPKYDHVAVGTGTMKVNKAIIKDLQAGIRQRAAKRLEGGEIIKVEAHPIPEHPRPRRVVGRVALVGDAAGTVTKSSGEGIYFAAKSARMCAEVIVETSNNGQKVPTEADLKTYLKRWDKQYGTTYLVLDILQRVFYRSDATREAFVEMCADIDVQKITFDSYLYKTVVPANPLVQLKITAKTIGSLLRGHALAP; encoded by the coding sequence GTGACAATTCGGGTAGCAGTAGTAGGCGGTGGACCTTCTGGTTCTTCTGCGGCTGAAGTTTTGGCAAAAGCAGGTATTGAAACTTATTTATTTGAAAGAAAATTAGATAATGCCAAGCCTTGTGGTGGCGCAATTCCCCTTTGTATGGTCAGTGAGTTTGATTTACCCCCCGAAATCATTGATCGCCAGGTCAGAAAAATGAAAATGATTTCCCCTTCTAATATTGAGGTCAATATTGGTCAAACTCTCAAAGATGGTGAATACATCGGCATGTGTCGCCGTGAAGTTTTAGACGGTTTTATGCGTGAGCGCGCCGCTAAATTAGGAGCAAATTTAATCAATGGTACTGTTTACCAATTAGATATACCCGAAAGAGATCAAGACCCCTATACCTTACATTATGCGGATCATAGCAATGGTGCTGCTCAAGGGGAAATGAAAACTCTCAAAGTTGATTTAGTAATTGGGGCGGATGGCGCTAACTCTCGTATTGCTAAAGCCATCGACGCAGGTGATTATAACTATGCTATTGCTTTCCAAGAAAGAATCAGACTACCTGAAGATAAAATGGCATACTATGAAGATTTAGCGGAAATGTATGTGGGTGATGATGTTTCCCCCGATTTCTATGCTTGGGTATTCCCTAAATACGATCACGTTGCCGTGGGTACTGGTACAATGAAAGTTAATAAGGCAATTATTAAAGATTTACAAGCTGGAATTCGTCAGCGCGCGGCGAAACGTTTAGAAGGTGGCGAAATTATTAAAGTAGAAGCGCACCCCATCCCTGAACATCCTCGCCCTCGTCGTGTCGTAGGTAGAGTTGCTTTGGTGGGTGATGCCGCCGGTACTGTTACCAAGTCTTCTGGAGAAGGTATTTATTTTGCCGCTAAAAGTGCGCGGATGTGCGCTGAAGTGATTGTAGAAACTAGCAATAACGGTCAAAAAGTACCTACCGAAGCTGATCTTAAAACCTATCTCAAACGCTGGGACAAACAGTATGGCACCACTTACTTAGTCCTCGATATTTTACAACGAGTTTTCTATCGTAGTGATGCTACCCGTGAAGCTTTTGTAGAGATGTGTGCCGATATTGATGTACAAAAAATCACTTTTGATAGCTACCTCTATAAAACCGTAGTTCCTGCCAATCCTTTAGTACAGTTAAAAATTACTGCTAAAACTATTGGTAGTTTATTAAGAGGTCACGCTTTAGCTCCGTAA